From Variovorax sp. PMC12, the proteins below share one genomic window:
- a CDS encoding energy-coupling factor transporter transmembrane component T family protein has protein sequence MRSLYSEQPTWMHAIAAWAKLAVLSVCGTLLVLVERPLTLAVACVVVLGIFASLGPPAWRRVRMLLGVAIAGALIIGFHWAMGTTPLGVASALRLASAATLALMLTLTTRFEDLLAVLEAVLHPLQRVGVPTERIALGLGLMLRFAENFYVQWQRLDDAYRARAGHGGGLRLLAPLTIRTLQTAERVADALAARLGR, from the coding sequence GTGCGTAGCCTTTATTCGGAACAGCCGACGTGGATGCATGCGATCGCGGCGTGGGCCAAGCTCGCGGTGCTGTCGGTGTGCGGCACGCTGCTGGTGCTGGTCGAGCGGCCATTGACGCTGGCCGTGGCCTGCGTCGTGGTGCTGGGCATCTTCGCGTCGCTCGGGCCGCCTGCGTGGCGCCGCGTGCGCATGCTGCTCGGCGTGGCGATCGCAGGGGCGCTGATCATCGGCTTCCACTGGGCCATGGGGACGACTCCGCTGGGCGTGGCCAGCGCGCTGCGGCTCGCGAGCGCGGCCACGCTGGCGCTGATGCTGACGCTGACCACGCGTTTCGAAGACCTGCTGGCGGTGCTCGAAGCGGTGCTGCATCCGCTGCAGCGCGTGGGTGTGCCGACCGAGCGGATCGCGCTCGGCCTTGGCCTGATGCTGCGCTTCGCCGAAAATTTCTATGTGCAATGGCAGCGCCTGGACGACGCCTACCGCGCCCGCGCGGGCCACGGCGGCGGCCTGCGGCTGCTGGCGCCGCTGACCATCCGCACCCTGCAGACCGCCGAGCGCGTGGCCGACGCGCTGGCCGCACGGCTTGGCCGCTGA
- a CDS encoding energy-coupling factor ABC transporter ATP-binding protein: protein MSPHSIRLDAVTLVRGNQHVFEGLTLSLQEARIGLIGDNGAGKSSLFRLISGLDQPQHGRVTVHGLDTQADRKQLSKHVGLMFQNPDDQIIFPTVAEELAFSLTARGETRQAARQQAREFLARRGLEAWAARAVGELSQGQRQQVCLLALQISEPATLLLDEPFASLDLLSQARLAAQLEDGGHQIVVSTHLLEHVYDFERVLWLDQGKVRADGLGREVCEAYAENVRERAALERGRRA from the coding sequence ATGTCCCCGCACAGCATCCGCCTCGACGCGGTGACGCTGGTGCGCGGCAACCAGCATGTCTTCGAAGGGCTCACGCTGAGCCTGCAGGAAGCGCGCATCGGGCTGATCGGCGACAACGGCGCCGGCAAGAGCAGCCTGTTCCGGCTGATCAGCGGGCTCGACCAGCCGCAGCACGGGCGCGTGACCGTGCACGGCCTCGATACGCAGGCCGACCGCAAGCAACTGTCGAAACACGTCGGGCTGATGTTCCAGAACCCCGACGACCAGATCATCTTTCCCACCGTGGCCGAGGAACTGGCCTTCAGCCTCACGGCGCGCGGCGAGACCCGCCAGGCGGCGCGGCAGCAGGCGCGCGAGTTCCTCGCCCGGCGCGGGCTCGAAGCCTGGGCCGCGCGCGCGGTCGGCGAACTGAGCCAGGGGCAGCGCCAGCAGGTGTGCCTGCTGGCCTTGCAGATCAGCGAGCCCGCCACGCTGCTGCTGGACGAGCCCTTCGCCAGCCTCGACCTGCTGAGCCAGGCGCGGCTGGCCGCGCAGCTCGAAGACGGCGGCCACCAGATCGTCGTTTCCACGCACCTGCTCGAACACGTCTACGACTTCGAGCGCGTGCTGTGGCTCGACCAGGGCAAGGTGCGCGCCGACGGGCTTGGCCGCGAGGTGTGCGAAGCCTATGCAGAGAACGTGCGCGAGCGCGCCGCGCTGGAGCGGGGGCGCCGTGCGTAG
- a CDS encoding isocitrate lyase/PEP mutase family protein: protein MRASDAQRQHKTDAFHRLHEGPAPLVLVNAWDAVSARIVERAGAAAIGTTSAGMAWSLGYADGERMPAGELVAACARICRVAGVPVSVDIERGFGDSTQAVRDVAGALVDMGAAGINIEDGARPGTRELAPPEVLCERIAAIRKLDARFFINARTDAYFVPWDDPAARFGEALRRARLYAAAGADGIFVPGMSSPEEIAELADAVRLPLNVYAGYAGAAPAGELARAGARRISLGCGPLQSALGLVGRIAGEAFAQGRFDAMGEGMLSVGEINGLFPATP from the coding sequence ATGCGAGCCAGCGACGCGCAACGACAACACAAGACGGATGCCTTTCATCGCCTGCACGAGGGCCCCGCCCCGCTGGTTCTCGTCAACGCCTGGGATGCCGTCAGCGCCCGCATCGTCGAGCGCGCGGGCGCGGCAGCCATCGGCACCACCAGCGCCGGCATGGCCTGGTCGCTCGGGTATGCGGACGGCGAGCGCATGCCCGCCGGCGAGCTGGTCGCGGCCTGCGCGCGCATCTGCCGCGTGGCCGGCGTGCCGGTCAGCGTGGACATCGAACGCGGCTTCGGCGACAGCACGCAAGCGGTGCGCGACGTGGCCGGCGCGCTGGTCGACATGGGCGCGGCCGGCATCAACATCGAGGACGGCGCGCGGCCGGGCACGCGCGAGCTGGCGCCGCCGGAGGTGCTGTGCGAGCGCATCGCCGCCATCCGCAAGCTCGACGCGCGCTTCTTCATCAACGCGCGCACCGACGCCTACTTCGTGCCCTGGGACGACCCGGCGGCGCGCTTCGGCGAGGCGCTGCGCCGCGCGCGGCTCTACGCGGCGGCGGGCGCCGACGGCATCTTCGTGCCCGGCATGTCCAGCCCCGAGGAGATCGCTGAACTGGCCGATGCCGTGCGACTGCCCCTGAACGTGTATGCCGGCTATGCAGGCGCCGCGCCGGCCGGCGAACTTGCGCGTGCCGGCGCGCGGCGCATCAGCCTGGGCTGCGGCCCGCTGCAATCGGCGCTGGGGCTCGTGGGGCGCATCGCCGGCGAAGCCTTCGCACAGGGCCGGTTCGACGCGATGGGCGAGGGCATGCTGTCGGTGGGCGAGATCAACGGGCTCTTTCCCGCCACGCCCTGA
- a CDS encoding MFS transporter produces the protein MSTLAPRAAELSEPAEPASRQSTLRVITAISIGNALEWFEIVIYGFLAVTISKLFFPAENDTVSLLITLGTFGVTFVMRPVGSLVLGAYADARGRKNALTLSMALMLLGTLLIAVSPTFAQIGLWAPGLVILARLLQGFAAGGEFGSATALLAEQDPRRRGFFSSWQFASQGITTFLAAGFGMGLNTLLTPEQLLSWGWRIPFFFGLLIGPAGLYIRRHLDEGLEFKRAAQEATPVRTTLVDQRGRTLAAMGLIILATIVSYTGLFMPTFAVRQLGLPPSMAFAGTFWFGVLQFALVPVFGSLSDRVGRLAIMRGAALVMLVMIVPLFYLLVNHPSVPALMVALTAMGVVASAYWGPISAAMSELFPAATRGTGLSVSYSFGVAIFGGFAPFISAWLITATGSKIAPAFYVGFGVLVSLAALRAARRYGVK, from the coding sequence ATGAGCACACTCGCCCCACGCGCCGCCGAGCTATCCGAACCCGCCGAGCCTGCCTCCCGGCAGAGCACGCTGCGGGTCATCACCGCCATTTCCATCGGCAATGCGCTGGAGTGGTTCGAGATCGTGATCTACGGCTTCCTCGCCGTGACCATCTCCAAGCTGTTCTTCCCCGCGGAGAACGACACCGTGTCGCTGCTCATCACGCTGGGCACCTTCGGCGTGACCTTCGTGATGCGCCCGGTCGGCTCGCTGGTGCTCGGCGCCTATGCCGACGCCAGGGGGCGCAAGAACGCGCTGACGCTGTCGATGGCGCTCATGCTGCTCGGCACGCTGCTGATCGCGGTGTCGCCGACCTTCGCGCAGATCGGGCTGTGGGCGCCGGGGCTCGTGATCCTCGCACGGCTGCTGCAGGGCTTTGCTGCCGGCGGCGAGTTCGGCAGCGCCACCGCGCTGCTGGCCGAGCAGGATCCGCGGCGACGCGGCTTCTTCTCGAGCTGGCAGTTCGCGAGCCAGGGCATCACCACCTTCCTGGCGGCGGGCTTCGGCATGGGGCTCAACACGCTGCTCACGCCCGAGCAGTTGCTGTCCTGGGGCTGGCGCATTCCGTTCTTCTTCGGCCTGCTGATCGGGCCGGCCGGCCTGTACATCCGCCGCCACCTGGACGAAGGCCTGGAATTCAAGCGCGCGGCCCAGGAAGCCACACCGGTGCGCACCACGCTGGTGGACCAGCGCGGGCGCACGCTGGCCGCCATGGGGCTCATCATCCTCGCGACCATCGTGTCCTACACGGGCCTGTTCATGCCGACCTTCGCGGTGCGCCAGCTGGGCCTGCCGCCGTCGATGGCCTTCGCCGGCACCTTCTGGTTCGGCGTGCTGCAGTTCGCGCTGGTGCCGGTGTTCGGCAGCCTGTCGGACCGGGTGGGGCGCCTGGCCATCATGCGCGGCGCGGCGCTGGTCATGCTCGTGATGATCGTGCCGCTGTTCTACCTGCTGGTGAACCATCCGTCGGTGCCGGCGCTGATGGTGGCGCTCACCGCCATGGGCGTGGTGGCCTCCGCCTACTGGGGCCCCATCTCCGCGGCCATGTCCGAGCTGTTCCCGGCGGCCACGCGCGGCACCGGCCTGTCGGTCAGCTACAGCTTCGGCGTGGCGATCTTCGGCGGCTTCGCGCCCTTCATCAGCGCCTGGCTCATCACGGCCACGGGCAGCAAGATCGCGCCGGCGTTCTACGTGGGCTTCGGCGTGCTGGTGAGCTTGGCGGCGCTGCGGGCCGCCCGCCGGTACGGCGTGAAATAG
- a CDS encoding LamG domain-containing protein: MPQPIPPHRALQVPGVHGYTDRKSVAAGEVVRFHLSSDVPYALSVCRLGPDVEGRTADTVLHAFAPSAARVHPIHPGSYVQVARGLDQPLRALTLECWVQPWSIGTRQSVVGQYDLPGACGYGLFIDEAGRAVFYLGDGGAFRAQGQLAGGALRAKRWHHLVATWDGEQTVLWIDGEAVARGRWTGPMQPGRAPLRLGGSGIDGLADAFLEGDIVMPAIYSHALQPAEVRARFADRGLHTPRGRTVLACWPLREERGDTVADASGHQRTGRIVNHGTWMIVGPAFEPQRVNEFSDDGYDPLADPTRGHGLRLASDDLYDCRWPESHALRIPPDAKSGVYVGRVRYLLDGEPAEYDIAFIVRRAAHRAPAPVLVLCATNSWLAYASTPFAKNTAGDPVWPRRSAGLENSHPEAPAYCSYTYHRGGQPTYQVGLRMPWPNASPNALYDPADAGFSQWTRLERRLHVWLDQAGYDYDVVSDLDLHRDPGLLKAYKTVIVNGHSEYWSLPACDGLDDYLCGGGTAIVLSGNTMYLRVSYNEEGTVMEQRKVLGANDLDSEEAAKVRPPAGPYGEQYHSQDWARGGHFRQAGRSCAEIIGLESAGWAFADGGDFGVYHATQPRHFLFTQPNALGLTQGATFGHAPGGGLPRAIGHEWDLSVATLCRMTHALPAGQQLPEPQRGIEVIAQGRRHRPGRLDAYLDYFSNVTESLDGLSAEMIYWERPRGGRVFNAGAVGASWVLGVDPCFEGVLRNVLHHFGVRPATGADLAVQPSLEHEAP; encoded by the coding sequence ATGCCGCAACCCATTCCGCCGCACCGCGCGCTGCAAGTGCCCGGCGTGCATGGCTACACCGACCGCAAGAGCGTGGCCGCCGGCGAGGTGGTGCGCTTTCACCTGAGCAGCGACGTGCCCTATGCGCTTTCGGTGTGCCGCCTCGGCCCCGATGTCGAAGGCCGCACGGCCGACACCGTGCTGCATGCCTTCGCGCCTTCCGCCGCGCGCGTGCATCCGATCCACCCCGGCTCCTACGTGCAGGTGGCGCGCGGGCTCGACCAGCCGCTGCGCGCGCTCACGCTGGAGTGCTGGGTGCAGCCTTGGAGCATCGGCACGCGCCAGAGCGTCGTCGGGCAATACGACCTGCCGGGCGCCTGCGGCTACGGCCTTTTCATCGACGAGGCCGGGCGCGCGGTGTTCTACCTGGGCGACGGCGGCGCGTTCCGTGCGCAGGGCCAGCTCGCGGGCGGCGCGCTGCGGGCCAAGCGCTGGCACCACCTCGTCGCCACATGGGACGGCGAGCAGACGGTGCTGTGGATCGACGGCGAAGCGGTCGCGCGGGGCCGGTGGACCGGCCCGATGCAGCCGGGCCGCGCGCCGCTGCGCTTGGGCGGCAGCGGCATCGACGGCCTGGCGGATGCGTTCCTGGAGGGCGATATCGTCATGCCCGCGATCTATTCGCATGCGCTGCAGCCGGCCGAGGTGCGCGCGCGTTTCGCGGACCGCGGCCTGCACACGCCGCGCGGTCGCACGGTGCTGGCCTGCTGGCCGCTGCGCGAGGAGCGCGGCGACACCGTGGCCGACGCCAGCGGCCACCAGCGCACCGGACGCATCGTCAACCACGGCACCTGGATGATCGTCGGCCCGGCCTTCGAGCCACAGCGGGTGAACGAGTTCTCCGACGACGGCTACGACCCGCTGGCCGACCCCACGCGCGGCCACGGCCTGCGGCTGGCGAGCGACGACCTGTACGACTGCCGCTGGCCCGAGAGCCATGCCTTGCGCATTCCGCCGGATGCGAAGTCAGGCGTGTACGTGGGCCGCGTGCGCTACCTGCTGGACGGCGAGCCCGCCGAATACGACATCGCCTTCATCGTGCGCCGCGCCGCGCACCGGGCTCCCGCGCCGGTGCTGGTGCTTTGCGCCACCAACAGCTGGCTGGCCTATGCCAGCACGCCCTTCGCGAAGAACACGGCCGGCGATCCCGTGTGGCCGCGGCGTTCGGCGGGCCTGGAGAACAGCCATCCCGAGGCCCCGGCCTACTGCAGCTACACCTACCACCGCGGCGGCCAGCCGACCTACCAGGTGGGCCTGCGCATGCCCTGGCCCAATGCCAGCCCCAACGCGCTGTACGACCCCGCCGATGCGGGCTTCAGCCAGTGGACCCGGCTGGAGCGCCGGCTGCATGTGTGGCTGGACCAGGCCGGCTACGACTACGACGTGGTGAGCGACCTCGACCTGCACCGCGACCCGGGCCTGCTGAAGGCCTACAAGACCGTGATCGTCAACGGCCACAGCGAGTACTGGTCGCTGCCGGCCTGCGACGGGCTCGACGACTACCTGTGCGGCGGCGGCACGGCCATCGTTCTGTCGGGCAACACCATGTACCTGCGCGTGAGCTACAACGAAGAGGGCACGGTGATGGAGCAGCGCAAGGTGCTCGGCGCGAACGACCTGGACAGCGAGGAGGCCGCGAAGGTGCGCCCGCCCGCCGGCCCCTACGGCGAGCAGTACCACTCGCAGGACTGGGCGCGCGGCGGCCATTTCAGGCAGGCCGGGCGCTCGTGCGCCGAGATCATCGGGCTCGAGTCGGCGGGCTGGGCCTTTGCCGACGGCGGCGATTTCGGCGTGTACCACGCCACGCAGCCGCGGCACTTCCTGTTCACGCAGCCGAATGCGCTGGGCCTGACCCAGGGCGCGACCTTCGGCCATGCGCCGGGCGGCGGCCTGCCGCGCGCCATCGGCCACGAGTGGGACCTGAGCGTGGCGACGCTGTGCCGCATGACGCACGCGCTGCCGGCCGGCCAGCAGTTGCCCGAGCCGCAGCGCGGCATCGAGGTCATCGCGCAGGGGCGCCGCCACCGGCCGGGCCGGCTCGACGCGTATCTCGACTACTTCTCCAACGTGACCGAGTCGCTCGACGGACTCTCGGCCGAGATGATCTATTGGGAACGCCCCCGGGGCGGCCGCGTGTTCAACGCCGGCGCCGTGGGCGCGAGCTGGGTGCTCGGCGTCGATCCCTGTTTCGAAGGGGTGCTGCGCAACGTGCTGCATCACTTCGGCGTCCGGCCCGCGACGGGCGCGGACCTTGCAGTTCAACCATCCCTGGAGCACGAAGCACCATGA
- a CDS encoding aminotransferase family protein yields MSATIEDTARTVGDTPKGGSVLGFYAAKGSPRPPRIARGEGIYLWDAGGRRFLDATAGAVVANIGHGNPRVLAAMQAQAAQVTFAYPRFFESEHSIELADRVCALAGEGFDRAFFVSGGSEANESAIKLARQYAVVCGQPRRAKVISRNPSYHGSTLGALAVTGDAHTQSIYGPMVREMPKVPAPLSYRVPDGHTAESHAMACADELEATIVREGPDTVLAFILEPIGGLSTGAVVSPAAYFERVRQICDRHGVLLIYDEIMSGAGRTGAFLAAHHWAGARPDLVTLAKGLAAGYTPLGALLAPDRIVDAVAGSGGFVHGHTYFTNPLSCAVANAVVGEVMRQDLVGRARDMGELLMARLREVAERSPIVGDLRGKGLFTAIEIVADKATKRQLPASFNAPARLTEHGLKHGIALYNRRANLGAFGDFQMITPPLTITPAEIDELADLLALSLRGLADEIAAKGLATSVQ; encoded by the coding sequence ATGAGCGCCACGATCGAAGACACCGCCCGCACCGTGGGCGACACGCCCAAGGGCGGCTCCGTGCTCGGCTTCTATGCCGCAAAGGGCTCGCCCCGGCCACCGCGCATCGCGCGCGGCGAAGGCATCTACCTGTGGGATGCCGGCGGCCGCCGCTTCCTCGACGCCACCGCCGGCGCGGTGGTCGCCAACATCGGCCACGGCAACCCGCGCGTGCTGGCGGCCATGCAGGCGCAGGCGGCGCAGGTCACCTTTGCCTACCCGCGCTTCTTCGAGAGCGAGCACAGCATCGAGCTGGCGGACCGCGTGTGCGCGCTGGCGGGCGAGGGCTTCGACAGGGCCTTCTTCGTTTCCGGGGGCTCCGAGGCCAACGAGTCGGCCATCAAGCTGGCGCGGCAGTACGCCGTGGTCTGCGGCCAGCCGCGCCGCGCCAAGGTGATTTCGCGCAACCCGAGCTACCACGGCTCCACGCTCGGCGCGCTGGCGGTGACGGGCGACGCGCACACGCAGTCGATCTACGGGCCGATGGTGCGCGAGATGCCGAAGGTGCCCGCGCCGCTGTCGTACCGCGTGCCCGACGGCCACACGGCCGAGAGCCATGCGATGGCCTGCGCCGACGAACTGGAGGCCACCATCGTGCGCGAAGGACCCGACACCGTGCTGGCCTTCATCCTGGAGCCCATCGGCGGCCTGTCGACCGGCGCGGTGGTGTCGCCGGCGGCGTACTTCGAGCGCGTGCGGCAGATCTGCGACCGCCACGGCGTGCTGCTGATCTACGACGAGATCATGAGCGGCGCGGGCCGCACCGGCGCCTTCCTGGCCGCGCACCACTGGGCCGGCGCACGGCCCGACCTGGTCACGCTGGCCAAGGGGCTGGCCGCGGGCTACACGCCGCTGGGCGCGCTGCTGGCGCCCGACCGCATCGTCGACGCCGTCGCCGGCAGCGGCGGCTTCGTGCATGGCCACACCTACTTCACCAATCCGCTGTCGTGCGCCGTGGCCAACGCGGTGGTCGGCGAGGTGATGCGGCAAGACCTGGTCGGCCGCGCGCGCGACATGGGCGAGCTGCTGATGGCCCGGCTGCGCGAAGTGGCCGAGCGCTCCCCCATCGTGGGCGACTTGCGCGGCAAGGGGCTCTTCACCGCCATCGAGATCGTGGCCGACAAGGCGACCAAGCGGCAGCTGCCGGCCAGCTTCAATGCACCGGCGCGCCTGACCGAGCACGGACTGAAGCACGGCATCGCGCTGTACAACCGGCGCGCGAACCTGGGGGCCTTTGGCGATTTCCAGATGATCACGCCGCCGCTGACCATCACGCCCGCCGAGATCGACGAACTGGCCGACCTGCTGGCGCTTTCGCTGCGCGGCCTGGCCGACGAGATCGCGGCCAAGGGCCTGGCCACTTCGGTGCAATGA
- a CDS encoding LysR family transcriptional regulator produces MKNAHDRLDLLDTFIKIGESGSLSKAARLLGTTQPTVSRRLLELERLLGCKLAIRNTANFSLTDEGRSLLAEAHDLTDRWSGLSQRLLGGQSRPEGTLRVIGPSGYGTGFLTDAVTDLRAAHPQLRVELTLTDRVVDLAASGAECWVCVGEVRDPGLVCRPLGRMDRVLIATPELLKRIGPVTLARLPQLPCVGLMPYVTGNVRLIDRSGRSRIVALDTPIRTDSLLASYRAVLNGAGIGAAAPWMCHEDVQAGRLKRVLPNWWLEPVGVHVALPPGLYRPARVTAFVEALRARMHALPGFRPAQ; encoded by the coding sequence ATGAAGAACGCGCACGACCGGCTCGACCTGCTGGACACTTTCATCAAGATCGGCGAGAGCGGATCGCTCAGCAAGGCGGCACGGCTGCTCGGCACCACGCAGCCCACGGTGAGCCGCCGCCTGCTGGAACTGGAGCGCCTGCTGGGCTGCAAGCTGGCCATCCGCAACACCGCCAACTTCTCGCTCACCGACGAGGGCCGCTCGCTGCTGGCGGAGGCGCACGACCTCACCGACCGCTGGTCGGGCCTGTCGCAGCGGCTGCTGGGCGGACAGAGCCGGCCCGAGGGCACGCTGCGCGTCATCGGCCCCTCGGGCTACGGCACCGGCTTCCTGACCGATGCGGTGACGGACCTGCGCGCGGCGCATCCGCAGTTGCGCGTCGAGCTCACGCTGACCGACCGGGTGGTCGACCTCGCGGCCTCCGGTGCCGAATGCTGGGTGTGCGTGGGCGAGGTGCGCGACCCCGGGCTGGTGTGCCGCCCGCTCGGACGCATGGACCGCGTGCTGATCGCCACGCCCGAGCTGCTCAAACGCATCGGCCCGGTCACGCTGGCCCGGCTGCCGCAGCTGCCGTGCGTGGGACTGATGCCTTACGTGACGGGCAACGTGCGCCTGATCGACCGCAGCGGGCGTTCGCGCATCGTGGCGCTGGACACGCCCATCCGCACCGACAGCCTGCTGGCAAGCTACCGCGCGGTGCTCAACGGCGCGGGCATCGGCGCGGCGGCGCCATGGATGTGCCACGAAGACGTGCAGGCCGGCCGCCTGAAGCGCGTGCTGCCGAACTGGTGGCTGGAGCCGGTGGGCGTGCATGTCGCGCTGCCGCCGGGGCTGTACCGGCCGGCGCGCGTCACCGCATTCGTGGAAGCGCTGCGCGCGCGTATGCACGCGCTGCCGGGGTTCAGGCCCGCGCAGTGA
- a CDS encoding M14 family zinc carboxypeptidase, which produces MTAAQDDPYPTPFESGNGNRTATWAECIAFYERLAARFPGVLHWRQIGLSDTGAPIHAGVVTADGVFDRETLRRQRRPVFFNNNGIHPGEPEGIDACMALVRDFCLQPDRLAALGDTVFLFIPVYNVDGCINRQATSRVNQLGPESFGFRGNGRNLDLNRDFIKCDSLAAQVFNRFFTAWDPDVMVDTHTSNGADYACTMTLIPTQPDKLGGGLGDFLRERMLPAIYGDMDRRGWPTCPYVNLLAETPDDGIEDFLDLPRFSTGYAALHHTIGFMPETHMLKPFADRVASMRTLVEVVLAFTVANAARIQALRNEARAAAARQARWPLTWRNDHDRPASLRFRGYQAVRTPSRLGSYERLAYDRSQPWEKDIVHFDRCVEDIAVAAPKAYLVPQAWREVIERLQWNGVEMRRLEADQLFDSARVYRVQQVASRPNAYEGHMFHDQVTLASHTEPFQARAGDMWVPLDQPNARYAVETLEPEAHDSFFRWGFFNSVLDKKEAFSAYVFEDTALQMLEDEPDLRRRFEEWKTANPAKLSDQGAVLGFLFAHGRRHAEPEWRRYPVAALMQAVPLVTARA; this is translated from the coding sequence ATGACCGCTGCACAAGACGATCCGTATCCCACGCCCTTCGAATCCGGCAACGGCAACCGGACCGCCACCTGGGCCGAATGCATCGCCTTCTACGAGCGGCTGGCCGCGCGGTTCCCTGGCGTGCTGCATTGGCGGCAGATCGGCCTGTCGGACACCGGCGCGCCGATTCACGCCGGGGTGGTCACGGCAGACGGCGTGTTCGACCGCGAGACGCTGCGGCGGCAGCGCCGCCCGGTGTTCTTCAACAACAACGGCATCCACCCCGGCGAGCCCGAGGGCATCGACGCCTGCATGGCGCTGGTGCGCGACTTCTGCCTGCAGCCCGATCGGCTCGCGGCGCTGGGCGACACGGTGTTCCTGTTCATTCCCGTCTACAACGTGGACGGCTGCATCAACCGCCAGGCCACTTCGCGCGTGAACCAGCTCGGGCCCGAGTCCTTCGGCTTCCGCGGCAACGGCCGGAACCTGGACCTGAACCGCGACTTCATCAAGTGCGACAGCCTCGCCGCGCAGGTGTTCAACCGGTTCTTCACCGCGTGGGACCCTGACGTGATGGTCGACACCCACACGTCCAACGGCGCGGACTACGCCTGCACCATGACGTTGATTCCGACCCAGCCCGACAAGCTGGGCGGCGGGCTGGGCGACTTCCTGCGCGAGCGCATGCTGCCCGCGATCTACGGCGACATGGACCGGCGCGGCTGGCCCACCTGCCCCTACGTGAACCTGCTGGCCGAGACGCCGGACGACGGCATCGAAGACTTCCTCGACCTGCCGCGCTTTTCCACCGGCTACGCCGCGCTGCACCACACCATCGGCTTCATGCCCGAGACCCACATGCTCAAGCCCTTCGCCGACCGCGTGGCGTCGATGCGCACGCTGGTGGAAGTGGTGCTGGCGTTCACCGTGGCCAACGCGGCGCGCATCCAGGCGCTGCGCAACGAAGCCCGGGCCGCCGCCGCGCGACAGGCACGCTGGCCGCTGACATGGCGCAACGACCACGACCGCCCGGCCAGCCTGCGCTTCAGGGGCTACCAGGCCGTGCGCACGCCCAGCAGGCTCGGCAGCTACGAAAGGCTGGCCTACGACCGCAGCCAGCCGTGGGAAAAAGACATCGTCCACTTCGACCGCTGCGTGGAAGACATCGCGGTCGCGGCGCCCAAGGCCTACCTGGTGCCCCAGGCCTGGCGCGAAGTGATCGAGCGCCTGCAATGGAACGGCGTCGAGATGCGGCGCCTGGAGGCCGACCAGTTGTTCGACTCGGCCCGCGTGTACCGCGTGCAGCAGGTGGCCTCCCGCCCGAACGCTTACGAAGGCCACATGTTCCATGACCAGGTGACGCTCGCCTCGCACACCGAGCCCTTCCAGGCGCGCGCGGGCGACATGTGGGTGCCGCTGGACCAGCCCAACGCCCGCTATGCCGTCGAGACGCTGGAGCCCGAGGCGCACGACAGCTTCTTTCGCTGGGGCTTCTTCAACAGCGTGCTGGATAAGAAGGAGGCCTTCTCCGCCTACGTGTTCGAAGACACAGCGCTGCAGATGCTGGAAGACGAGCCGGACCTCAGGCGCCGTTTCGAGGAGTGGAAGACCGCGAACCCCGCGAAGCTGTCGGACCAGGGCGCGGTGCTGGGCTTTCTTTTTGCGCACGGCAGGCGCCATGCGGAGCCGGAGTGGCGGCGGTATCCGGTGGCGGCATTGATGCAGGCCGTGCCGCTCGTCACTGCGCGGGCCTGA
- a CDS encoding YebC/PmpR family DNA-binding transcriptional regulator: protein MGAQWKAKHKDLAANAKGRLFGKLAKEIMMAARNGADPAGNSRLRLVVEQARKVSMPKDTLDRAIKKGAGLTGEAVHFEHVIYEGFAPHRVPVMVECLTDNVNRTAPEMRVLFRKGQLGTSGSVSWDFDHVGMIEAEPAKPDADAEVAAIEAGAQDFEPAGEGNAVVFLTDPTDLDLVSRALPAQGFTVLSAKLGYKPKNPVDPASLSAEDLEEVETFLAAIDANDDVQNVFVGLAG, encoded by the coding sequence ATGGGCGCCCAATGGAAAGCGAAACACAAGGACCTGGCAGCCAATGCCAAGGGCCGGTTGTTCGGCAAACTCGCCAAGGAAATCATGATGGCCGCGCGCAACGGCGCCGATCCGGCCGGCAACTCGCGTCTTCGCCTCGTGGTGGAACAGGCCCGCAAGGTCTCGATGCCCAAGGACACGCTCGATCGCGCCATCAAGAAAGGCGCCGGCCTCACGGGCGAGGCGGTGCATTTCGAGCACGTGATCTACGAAGGCTTCGCGCCGCACCGCGTGCCGGTGATGGTCGAATGCCTGACCGACAACGTGAACCGCACCGCGCCTGAAATGCGCGTGCTGTTCCGCAAGGGCCAGCTGGGCACCTCGGGCTCGGTGTCGTGGGACTTCGACCACGTCGGCATGATCGAAGCCGAACCCGCCAAGCCGGACGCCGACGCCGAAGTGGCCGCCATCGAGGCCGGCGCGCAAGACTTCGAGCCGGCCGGGGAAGGCAATGCCGTCGTTTTCCTGACCGACCCGACCGACCTCGACCTGGTGAGCCGCGCGCTGCCGGCCCAGGGCTTCACCGTGTTGTCGGCCAAGCTGGGCTACAAGCCCAAGAACCCGGTCGACCCGGCGAGCCTGAGCGCGGAAGACCTGGAAGAGGTCGAGACCTTCCTGGCGGCCATCGACGCGAACGACGACGTGCAGAACGTGTTCGTCGGGCTGGCGGGCTGA